In Leptolyngbya sp. O-77, the genomic window TGGAGCAGTTTAATAAGGCGCTGCGGGCTGATAAGGCCCGGCCCCAAATTGCTCAGCTAACGGAACTGGGACTGGTGGAACTGACCCGGAAGCGCCAAGGGAAAAATATTTACGAATTGTTTGGAAAGGCGTGTCCGACCTGCGGCGGGCTGGGGCATGTGGTGCATTTGCCCGGAGATGCTGAGGAGGTGGCTGTGCCTGCTGAAGTGCCCCGCACGTTCCCGGCTGCTCATGAGTCGCGGGCTGTGCAGTTGAGAGAGCCTTGGGACGCTCCGGAGCTAGAGTTTGGCTCTCCGGCACTGGCAGAGCAGCAGGAGCTAGATTTGACCAACCACCCCAGCTATCAAGACCGAAGCCGAGTGGATAGTCGCCGCCGCCGCCGCAGCCGCCCGCCCCGCTCTGCTGAGCCGGTGGTGCGGGGGAATGGGGGGCGATCGCCCGACCTTGAGGCGGATACAGACGCGCCCGTTGCGCTTGAAGAACTGCCCGTGCTGAACGGCTCCACACCAACCCTAGGAAAAGAGAGCCGAGAGGGGCGAGAGGGGCGGGAAGGGCGCTCAGAAAAGCCAGAGCGGGGTGGGCGCGGGCGACGAGAGCGAGCCGCCGCAGAGCCACAGCAGGTGATCACGGTGGAGATGACCCCAGAGGAGCAAGAGATTTATGCGCTGATGGGGGTTTCGCCGCTGGTGTTGGCACCGGAACCGGTGAAAGATCCAAAAACAACGGTGGTGATGGTTGCGCTGCCGGGGCAGGGGCGACAGGGGGGCAACTCGACGGCTTCTGGTACAACTTCTGGCAATGGCAGCGGGATCTCTGCTGCGCTGCTACAAGAAAAAGAAAAAGCCGAATCTACGCCAGCGCCAGACCCTATTCTGAAATCGGCTGCGCTGGCTGAGCCTGTGGCAAATGCAGAAAGCCTGCCCGCTGAAGTCGCGATCGCCCCGGTTAGTTCCGACCCTGAGGACGGCAATGCGGCTGGAGATAGCAGCGCCCCTCGTCGTCGCCGCCGCCGCCGATCGTCTGTGTCAGCCGACGAGTCGGCCTCCTAGTCAGCCACTGGATGTACCTGAGGTAGAAGAGGGCAGATGGCAGCCGAGCTAATCGCGGGCGTGGATGAGGTCGGGCGGGGGGCGCTGTTTGGGCCCGTGGTGGCCGCCGCCGTGATCTTGCCAGAAAGTGCTGCTGCCGAACTGACGGCGCTGGGTGTGACGGATAGCAAGCTCCTGTCGCCCGCTCAGCGCGATCGCCTGGTGGAACAAGTGCGTCGTCTTGCGATGGATTGCCGGGTTGGTTTTGCCTCGGTGCGGGAGATTGATCGCCTCAATATTTTGCAGGCATCGCTATTGGCCATGCGTCGGGCGATCGCCCGCCTCAGCCCACAGCCGGAGATGTGCTTGGTGGACGGCAACCAGTGCATTCCTGGCCTGCCCATTCCCCAGCAGCCAATCATCAAGGGCGACCAGACCTGTTTGGCGATCGCCGCCGCCAGTATCCTTGCCAAAGTTTGGCGCGATCGCCTGATCGTTCGCCTCTCGGATCGATATCCCCACTACGACCTGGCCACCAATAAGGGATACGGCACGGCGGCCCATCGGCTAGCGCTCCAAACCTACGGCTGCACACCCCAGCACCGCCGCAGTTTCAAGCCTTGTCAGATAGATCACCTAGATCACCCTCCAATCCAGCAGATCCTCGACTTCGGCTCCTAAAGCCTCGCCGCTGAAACGTGGGGAGACATAGTGCCCAAATCTGGGCTAAGCATTGGGTTCACTGGCTCAGTCTGCTGCCAAATCTGGTGCGAAGGAGAGTGAAGCGCGAGCCGGTTCTGCGAGCTGCGCCCTGACCCAATTTTCATAATCCACCAAAAGCTGATGCATGAGCCGCTGCTTCATCGTGCCCAAAACGCTCCGCAGCAGTCCGTTTCCGGTTGCCTCTAGCAAAGGGCGGGGCGTAACCCAGAGCGCAGGTGGCAGACCGACCTCAACCTGCAAATTGGCTTGACCCAGCAGGCGAGTTCCGTAGCGCGTTTGCACAGGCATCAGTTGGCCCAGCAAATCGAGATGAAATCGCTCGTTGATATAGTCCACGCCCAAAATTTCGCTGCCCGCCGACCGCAGCGTGATGCCGCCTTCCGCATCATGCCAAATATCAATATCGACTGTGGGCTGAAGGCTAAGCGTAAGAAACGTAATGGGGCGCATCTTGAGGCGAAAGCGATCGCCCCCCAATGCTTCAACCCGGCTGGGGTCAACCAGCGCGGTTACGAGCCGATGAGGCTGGCGCAGATAGTGCTGAATTGGAATCGGCTGCTCAGGAACCTTGAGTTCGACCGATTGGGAGGCGGAGAAACGAGTCTGCATGTCAGATAGCGTGAGGAGAAAAAATAAATTGCAGGGCAGGGGACATGAAAACTGAATGACCTTGCCGCCTGCTTAACCATCCATTGCAAAAAGACAAAAGACTCAGTAGCAAAAAGCTAGTGCGTAATCGCTCAGCGCTTCAGTCGAGCAATGCATCACCAGTCCGCGCTGGAAACAATACCCCAGAGGTTGCGTAGCACTCTGCCTGAAACATTAGGGAATCGCCAGAATTTACGCTTGACTGGGCACTTGCCGGGGGAGAGACTGGGCGATTGACTCGCGGGTTCATTTGCATCAGCTAAGTTCATCCTGAAGCAATATGAAGCTGCAAACAAGCGTGTTGGCCATCCCTTAAACAAATTTTACAGCTTTTCCCAGAAATCTACCTTGACTATAGGTAGTATACGGAGGCTTTACAGGGAATGCTGAGATTTCTACTGGACACTGTATGACTATTTTGATTGCTCATCTTGGGCCAGCCGGAACCTATGCCGAAGATGCGGCGATCGCCTGTCAGGCATGGTTAGAAAGCACGGCAAGACTGTCGAGCGAACTGC contains:
- a CDS encoding ribonuclease HII, with translation MAAELIAGVDEVGRGALFGPVVAAAVILPESAAAELTALGVTDSKLLSPAQRDRLVEQVRRLAMDCRVGFASVREIDRLNILQASLLAMRRAIARLSPQPEMCLVDGNQCIPGLPIPQQPIIKGDQTCLAIAAASILAKVWRDRLIVRLSDRYPHYDLATNKGYGTAAHRLALQTYGCTPQHRRSFKPCQIDHLDHPPIQQILDFGS
- a CDS encoding DUF1997 domain-containing protein, which gives rise to MQTRFSASQSVELKVPEQPIPIQHYLRQPHRLVTALVDPSRVEALGGDRFRLKMRPITFLTLSLQPTVDIDIWHDAEGGITLRSAGSEILGVDYINERFHLDLLGQLMPVQTRYGTRLLGQANLQVEVGLPPALWVTPRPLLEATGNGLLRSVLGTMKQRLMHQLLVDYENWVRAQLAEPARASLSFAPDLAAD